The Vigna unguiculata cultivar IT97K-499-35 chromosome 11, ASM411807v1, whole genome shotgun sequence genomic sequence CTTCATGCAGGAAAGTGATAGCAGTATTGAACAAGCTAAACTACTAAAAGAGGACGTGAGGAAGAGGCTTGTCTCACCGATTGATGATAACAATTTCTCTTTTACATTAAACTTCATTGATTCAGTTCAACGTTTGGGTGTGTCTTACCATTTTGAGCAAGAAATTGACAGTGCTCTATGTCGAATTTATGAGATTTCAACAGAGGACAATAATATCATAGCTCACAATGATAATCTTTACCACACGGCTCTACTCTTTCGGCTGCTTAGACAACATGGATACCGCATTTCTTCAAGTAGGTTTTCGTAAGCATTTAACCATTTTTCCTCAGTAAAATAAGGATGAAGTTAAACTATAGGAAAATAATTtgttgactactaaattttgacaactctcTCTTATAACATGAGGTGACATCATTTAAGTGGTTTTCCattcttccatttttttatttttaatattttaaaatcatttataaaatgtCACCTcatattataagagaaaattattaaaatttagtagtcaaaatatcattgtcctaaACTATATATGGTGgaataaaataatgagtttctTCCCTGAAACAAGGatgaagttaaatatatattgaagtATACGTAACCATGACATGGCTCGCATGTTAATGGTGATAAAGTTTGCCttggttttattttaattttagatagAAGATGAGAATCATTAGATAAATATCTAAATATCTCAAATCAAACTCGCTACGAtggtattattttaattttagatagAAGATGAGAATCATTAGATAATCATTAGATGAGCATTAACCAAATTTACTTTtcaaagaataataatttcttgTTCAACTCACTACGATGGTATTACTAATAAATAGGTTCAGAAAAGATTACAAATTTTGAGCAAGTTGTGTCCGTCAAAATTCAACAATAAATTTCATAGAAGTCGGAAGTTCCAGAGACGacttttgatttaaattttcagAGTAAAAACCGTGTTCTACATGCAAATTGTTGTGTAAGAGGTTATCCATTTAAGTTGTGAGGAGAGGaaacaaatttttaactttttgttttaaaattagaagtcgTGTATACCACACATGACTTATTTGTAAAATCTATTCAACTGAAGTTGTGAGAAGGAAAAtgatttgcaattttttttttttgtttaaatcagAAGTTCTATATTCCATTTACGACTTTTGTGTAAGGTTTAACATGATATTCTCAGCTTCTGCTTTCGAATATCAGTTGTCTCGTTGATTGGCTTTGGATCATTAGATAGCGCTTAGAACATGCAACAACCACATCAAGTAGAACCTCATCCTCAAAACATTCCTTTTGAGGCTCAGTTCATCAGATTTTACTTATAAGTCGTGCAGTGTATACAAAACTTTTAgtttaaaacaagaaattgaaatttgtttgtttCACTCACAACTTCAGTGGATCACCTCTTACACAGAAGTTGTGCACAGGGTACACTACTTCGgactttgaaaatttaaatcaaaagtCATCTCTAGAGCTCACGTCTTCTATAAAATTCATTGTTGAAGTTGTGTTGATGAAACACgacttattaaaatattataattttttatgaagcTTCCATTCTGGTAAATgtgtacaaaatattataattttttatgaagcTTCCATTCTGGTAATGTGTACAAAAGTACACTATTTTTGTAAGAAGATCAAATATAATTTGACCTAAATAATGtttattctcttttaaattatacaacACCTATTATTTGATCGAAACAATTTTCACTTTTAAGATTAGGTTTATAGGGTAACTCAAACGAACTTATACAAAATGTTTGATTTTAATGTGTAAGTCAATTGTGTGGTGGTATCCCTTGAAAtagttatacaattaaattaatgtCCACCTGtaaattaatacatattttaaacaGGTATATTTTGCAGATTCATAGACCAAACCGGAAATTTTGAGGAAAGCTTAACCAATGATATTGAAGGAATGTTAAGTTTGTATGAAGCAGCCCAACTAAGATGTCATGGAGAAGACGTACTTGAAAAAGCACACAATTTCAGTCGGGAGAAGTTAACAAAGTCTACAACCACCCGATTAAGTTGTTCTCTTGCTGCACGTGTGCATCATAGCTTAAGACAATCACTTCGCCGAGGTTTGCCTAGGTTGGAGGCAACATATTTTATGTCTTTCTACGAAGATCCATCGCACGATGAAAAATTGTTAACATTTGCAAAATTAGATTTTAACAAGCTGCAGGAGCTACATTTGAAAGAAGTTAGCCGTCTAACCAAGTAATATCTTCCTCAAACGTATTACCATTCATGTATAAATCAATAAGCATcacttaaaaaattttatttttgtctttgaaATCTGAAtgttgtttttttgtgattcaGATGGTGGGCTAAGGATTTAGATGTCTCAACAAATTTACCTTTTACAAGAGATAGGATCACAGAATGTTGTTTTTGGATTTTGGGGGTGTATTTTGAGCCACAGTATTGTAGATGgataacaacaaaattaataacTCTAGCTTCTATCATTGATGACATGTACGATGCTTATGGAACCATAGAAGAACTTGAGTTATTCACCAATGCAGTTGAGAGGTTAGGCAcataaaaaatgacaaatagTATATCATTAGCTTAATTCTACCAATATATCATTAAAGATAACTATCTCAATGTTAGCAGGTGGGATATTTGTTGCTTGGTTGATCTCCCAAAATACATGCAATTATGTTATAAAGCAATTTTGGATGTATTTGAAGAAATTGAGCTGGAGATGAGAAAGGAAGGAAAAGTATATTGCATCAAGTATGTTAAAAAAGAGGTAGAATTAtagtttcatttattttttcttattcatcATTCAAGTAATACAAAGAAGTTAAATCAAATATTCTTTTCTAAGCATTAGATGAAAAGACTAGTCCAAGCTCACATGGCTGAGGCAAGATGGTGCCATTTCAACCACATTCCGACATTGGAAGAGTACATGCAAGTAAGAAGAACGTCCAGTGGTTACACTCTGTTGATTACCACATGTTTCCTAGGCATGAAAAATTTAACAGAGCAGGTCCTTATATGGGCAACGAATGAACCAGTCATTATTATAGCTTCTGCAGTTATATGTAGGATCACGGATGACATTGTTGGAGATGAGGTACACCCTAGACACTAATTAATTTCTACCAATTTAACTAGAACGAGAATGTGACAAAGTTTTATGTGGAACTAATATGTCGAGaagaattaataataatagaactCTGCTTGTCCTAGTACTTTCTATAGGTTGTGTGTGACCCACTGATAAGTACTTTGAGTTTACAaagaaacattttatttattttctattacaGTTAGCAATTGTAGAACTCTTAAAATTTTGGAAGAGAAAGActtgataataatttttctaagaCCATTATATATCAACTGTTAAATATTGATTTGTTTggattctgtttttttttcattgttatttttgtttacgAAGTTTGAACAGGATAGACAACATGTTGTTTCAAGCATTCAATGCTATATGAAGGAGCATAAAATCTCAAGGAAACATGCCATTGAAGAACTACTCAAGCTAGTTGAGAATGCTTGGAAGCACATAAACGATGCATGCTTAGCTCCTACTCAAGTACCAATGACATTTCTTATTCGTGCGGTGAACTTTGCACGTGTGATTGATGTGCTTTACAAAGATGAAGATAACTATACAAATGCAGGAGGTATAACGAAAGATCACATTGAAACTTTATTAGTTAAAAAGATGTCTGTATAAACTAGAAGCTTTggtcttttattattttttttcagcaaagaatgaataaattaaagaagaaCACTTATGGGGTGCTCTAACCCTTTTACAAAAAGCTCAATAACATGTATAAAAACATGCAAAAGCTTGGCATCGAAACCTTTCAAGACATGACAGTCAAAAACTAAAGATCtatcaaagattaaaaagacCTTAAAGAAGATGCACATGGGACTAAAGCAGTAGTCACAAACTTATTCTGCTGCTCCAAAATACACAACCAAAAATAGAGACAGAAAGACCCTACACATGAATAGGTATAGGCACGCGTATAGAATGATGTATTCAAATGTCACCAATACCATGAACCCAACCACGAGCCAAACATAACCTGAAGCAATAAGACATAATCAACATAGCCTGGACAGATTTCCACACCGAATTGAAGAGCTCAAAGTCCTCATCTAAATGGAGAAAAGTTGAGGAACACAGTCTTGAGAGAAAGGCAAGGTTGTGCTTATCCCAAGTATGTTTAGGTTCCACTTAAACAATATATGTCCCTGTTAAAAAAGTCATGCATCTTTCTCACTTGTCAAACTAAGAACACACAGTAGTTATCATATCATAAGGATTTTGAGCATGAGAGAGGTGAAAAAACCCAATCACTATATGAAAAATTTACTGAGGGAATTTTGTGTTTCATCCAACCCCAAGCTGTCACTTGTGCTAAACCAAATATTTCGTCAAGATCAACTTTCTTTTGTTTGAAGATTACCCCATTCCTATATTTCCAGATTTTCTCCACTATCGCTAACCACATGTCTCTCCATATAGAGTTTTGCCTAGTATTAAGATTAATTATAGAAAAGTGCTTAAAATTCTCCCTAGCTTTAAAATAGTGCACAGAGCTCACCCCAACCAGTTATCACATAGGTTCCACACCTTTGATCTTTTATTGATCATTGGTGAACTACATTTTTGTGTAAGGGTCAACTCCATTTTGCTTGCACGTCCCTTTTGGATTATCCGACAAGTTATTCAAAGAATAACGATTTGttaaaaaagagaaattctctcaattaataacaatttcattttagaaatattaatcatttttaCTTTGAAGTAAATATTAGAAAGTTAAATGTTATAATTGAGGATGATACTGAATTTCAATTTGCTTTGAAGTTATCTAAACACGACTTTGTAAACACACATTATATCCTTCCATAAAATTCTAACTATGTTGGTGGTATGTTTAAAAGTTTTACGATGATTAAAAGTTAGATTTAAGGATAACTTATCACTACAACAAAATCATTGATAAGTGACCAATTGTAGTGACTAA encodes the following:
- the LOC114170246 gene encoding (-)-germacrene D synthase-like, which produces MRGTETQYLRSVFELHYVHYMHTPQQTMSNGSLSLPTSVSGEKPPFIRPTANFHPSVWGDRFLSFVPSSAESDSSIEQAKLLKEDVRKRLVSPIDDNNFSFTLNFIDSVQRLGVSYHFEQEIDSALCRIYEISTEDNNIIAHNDNLYHTALLFRLLRQHGYRISSSIFCRFIDQTGNFEESLTNDIEGMLSLYEAAQLRCHGEDVLEKAHNFSREKLTKSTTTRLSCSLAARVHHSLRQSLRRGLPRLEATYFMSFYEDPSHDEKLLTFAKLDFNKLQELHLKEVSRLTKWWAKDLDVSTNLPFTRDRITECCFWILGVYFEPQYCRWITTKLITLASIIDDMYDAYGTIEELELFTNAVERWDICCLVDLPKYMQLCYKAILDVFEEIELEMRKEGKVYCIKYVKKEMKRLVQAHMAEARWCHFNHIPTLEEYMQVRRTSSGYTLLITTCFLGMKNLTEQVLIWATNEPVIIIASAVICRITDDIVGDEFEQDRQHVVSSIQCYMKEHKISRKHAIEELLKLVENAWKHINDACLAPTQVPMTFLIRAVNFARVIDVLYKDEDNYTNAGGITKDHIETLLVKKMSV